A window of the Bacteriovorax sp. PP10 genome harbors these coding sequences:
- the flgI gene encoding flagellar basal body P-ring protein FlgI — protein sequence MKVTAIALSLLLATPTFAAPSRLKDIVSVKGVRENPIIGYGLVIGLAGTGDGGGEITNTSLKKMFEKLGLNPKSEVSSKNVAAVVVTAKLPAFARVGQKVDLIVSSIGDASSLAGGTLLVTPLKAGDGNIYAVGAGPLSIGGMKKGSKFATTATLPGGATVEKEIVTEFEKKNSLRLALNNPDFTTAARIEKVINEELGGKFASAKDATTIDLVVPNQYERNVVQLMAIIENFKVNTDSVAKIVINERTGTIVAGGDIMVRPVAISHGDLTVEVKGEGDAKAAKPGSIYYMEKGTTLSDLVKSLNAFGVGPDDLISIFQTLKRDGALVGEIELI from the coding sequence ATGAAAGTTACAGCTATTGCACTTTCTCTTCTATTGGCAACTCCAACGTTTGCAGCTCCGTCACGATTAAAAGACATCGTGAGTGTTAAGGGTGTTCGCGAAAACCCAATTATTGGTTATGGACTAGTTATCGGTCTAGCTGGTACTGGTGACGGTGGTGGAGAAATCACAAATACATCACTTAAAAAAATGTTTGAAAAACTAGGATTAAATCCTAAGTCAGAAGTAAGTTCAAAAAACGTTGCAGCAGTTGTTGTTACAGCTAAACTTCCAGCGTTTGCTCGCGTAGGACAGAAAGTAGATCTAATTGTATCTAGTATTGGAGACGCTTCTTCTCTAGCTGGTGGGACACTTCTAGTGACTCCACTAAAGGCTGGTGACGGAAATATCTACGCTGTAGGTGCTGGTCCACTATCAATTGGTGGAATGAAAAAAGGGTCAAAATTTGCGACAACTGCCACTCTTCCAGGTGGAGCAACAGTTGAAAAAGAAATCGTGACTGAATTCGAAAAAAAGAATTCACTACGACTTGCGCTTAATAACCCGGACTTCACGACAGCGGCCCGTATTGAAAAAGTGATCAATGAAGAATTAGGTGGAAAGTTTGCTTCAGCAAAAGATGCAACAACGATTGACCTGGTTGTTCCTAATCAATATGAAAGAAACGTGGTTCAGTTAATGGCCATCATTGAAAACTTCAAAGTGAATACTGACTCTGTCGCAAAAATCGTGATCAACGAAAGAACCGGAACGATTGTAGCTGGTGGAGATATTATGGTGAGACCTGTGGCCATCAGCCATGGTGACCTGACAGTTGAAGTAAAAGGCGAAGGAGATGCGAAAGCAGCTAAGCCCGGAAGTATTTATTACATGGAAAAAGGAACAACCTTGAGTGATTTAGTCAAAAGCTTAAATGCTTTTGGTGTAGGTCCGGATGACTTGATATCAATTTTTCAGACACTTAAGCGCGATGGTGCTCTTGTGGGTGAGATTGAACTAATTTAA
- a CDS encoding rod-binding protein — protein sequence MSDTKINPQTLPGIAVNTQAKPKALDQGPQIDDRQYIPKQYKEVAAGMEQQFAEMMLDQMSRTVDEAETEGGGMGMDYYKSLQKSERAKTMTAQNNLGLQDMILNQIYPKRMRNEMALKQYEAQNNRIHHNLPSYKIDRKTDTIEMGKNDSNPVSDEKALVGTKEDGGLL from the coding sequence ATGAGTGATACCAAAATTAATCCACAGACCTTGCCCGGTATTGCAGTCAATACTCAGGCGAAACCAAAAGCTCTCGATCAAGGCCCTCAGATTGATGATCGTCAGTACATCCCGAAACAATACAAAGAAGTGGCCGCAGGAATGGAACAGCAGTTTGCTGAGATGATGCTCGATCAAATGAGCCGCACAGTAGATGAAGCTGAAACCGAAGGTGGCGGTATGGGAATGGACTATTATAAGTCCCTTCAAAAGAGCGAACGTGCCAAAACCATGACAGCGCAGAACAATTTAGGGCTGCAGGACATGATTTTGAATCAAATATATCCCAAAAGGATGCGAAATGAGATGGCCCTGAAGCAATATGAGGCCCAAAACAACCGCATCCACCATAATTTGCCTAGCTATAAAATTGACAGGAAGACTGATACAATTGAAATGGGGAAGAATGATTCTAACCCAGTTTCCGACGAAAAAGCTCTTGTTGGAACGAAAGAAGACGGAGGCTTGCTATGA